The DNA sequence ATATAGATGCGTAAGCTGTAAATGTAAAGGAAGCTTAATGTCCGCATGACATTTTATCCGCGTAATTTTTACGGGGAAAATTGGTCTCTGCTGAAGTACGTGACCTTATTGAAAGGAAAAGAAATTTACTTGTAATTTTTCAGAATTCAAAACTATTATTATAATAACCTCACGTGATGGATGCATGAATGCACCTATAACTGCTTCATTTGTATTCGTTAGAACAACATTTACTATTCATTACCAACCTTGAGTTTTGTCCACCGAGCAATAACAATGTTAACAATCTCAGTTACTTCCCTCGTTTGCAGAAACATTAAATACACAACAGGCATGTTGTCAATAAAGTCGGAAATTGTATTTACCTGAATCATACAATACCGCATATAGGTGTTATacacacaaacatttttttttcgtcGAAGGCTTGGTAGAATTAATATTCCAGTTCCTCAACCACTGCGCCGCCTGCCTGATGCAGTCTTGCACCCACCTGTAGCACGGTCTTGGCGGTGACCGTGGATACGACAGTAGTGCAGATCTTCTCCCCGTCGATGCTGAGCTGACCCATCGTCAGAAGCATCGGTGTTGCCAGCAGGAACGACGCCACCCAAACTCCACTGATGAGCTTCTTGGTTCGACTGCGGGACATGACGCTTTTCGCCTTGAAAGGGTGGCATATTGCCATGTAGCGTTCCGTGCTGAGGCTGGCGATGTTAAACGCCGTGGCGTAGGAGCAGCCGTCCCGGATGAAGTAGTAACCTTTACAAACTGCATCGCCGAACGCCCACGGGTGATGTACCCAAATGAAGTTGTAGAGCTCGATAGGCATGCTGAACAACAAAATAAACAGATCGGAAACGGCCAAACTGGCCAGGTGGTAATGCACTGTGCTCTGCAGGTTCCGCCAGGTCCGTCTTTTCAGCAGCGTGTATAATGTAACCGAGTTGCCCAGACAGCCGACCAGAAACAGCACCAAGTATATGACGGTGACCAGTACCTTGGAGAACAGACGCGTGTTCACGTCCAAACTGTTCTCCAGTTCGGGCTCTGTGCAGTTCGGCTGGGAACGATTTGCGGACACCTGAAGCTGTAAGGATAAATATCGGAAATCCGATCTGAATTTGCTTTCCGCGGACGGCACGCTGTCATTTGGATCCATCTGCAAGTCAGTCAAGATGCATACCTAAGGCAGGAACCGAGCTTGATTTTCCTGACAGCTAACATGTGGTGTGGGGCGGGCGCCCTTCGACTTCGTAACACCGGCTTTCTGTGACCAGTGGCGAAGCCGCTTTATATCCTACCGGATAGGGGTGTGCTTTAGAGGAGTAAACTTGGCATAACTGAAAAATTATTGAACGCTTTGAACATGCATTCAGAACGCAATGGTATATAGGTCTCGGATCAATGTAAGAAAATTAAAAGATGAGCATCGTAAAACGGTTCGCTGTTgttgtaaaatatatttttcgtGTTTTTATAGAAGGAATGGGACCTTGCTGAATGAATAATGAATTAATCGATATtcatttgttatttattttatgcatttaaccAGGGTCGTCGTTAGGCCTGTTTTAGGGggtttttgccccccccccccccaccaataaaTGTACTCTAATTAGTTTAAACAATGTGGACCATTTCCATTAGACCCCCTAATAAATAAAGGCGTAACTTCCCCATGTCATAAATCTCTAGTGACGCTCATGCATTTAACCGAATAGTTCGGAGTCATTACTGGCTTTTCACAATCATTTAGATGCAGGGATGAAATGGCCGTAGGGAGACAGCCTTCCATAGATCATTCTGGTTAAGTGTGCTTTacagttttcttttaaaaatgcaCTGAATGAAAGTGGTGGTATTATTAATACTTATGGGCATGTAAGAAGCTGAAGAGGAATTTTCTGATGCTGAAAGGTTGATAT is a window from the Brienomyrus brachyistius isolate T26 chromosome 8, BBRACH_0.4, whole genome shotgun sequence genome containing:
- the LOC125747674 gene encoding neurotensin receptor type 1-like, whose amino-acid sequence is MDPNDSVPSAESKFRSDFRYLSLQLQVSANRSQPNCTEPELENSLDVNTRLFSKVLVTVIYLVLFLVGCLGNSVTLYTLLKRRTWRNLQSTVHYHLASLAVSDLFILLFSMPIELYNFIWVHHPWAFGDAVCKGYYFIRDGCSYATAFNIASLSTERYMAICHPFKAKSVMSRSRTKKLISGVWVASFLLATPMLLTMGQLSIDGEKICTTVVSTVTAKTVLQVNALLSFAVPMVIISVLNTAIARQLQQMFQPNWRTCFIKGSRPEPGMAMETSRVQSLRHGVKVLRAVVLAFVVCWLPYHSRRLMYCYVTEWTEVLFDFYHYFYMVTNVLFYISSAINPVLYNLVSANYRKFFFSTLHCFCRDERLQGQEQGQQQVQPRFSNSITSNHTFSIKGT